The following DNA comes from Solea senegalensis isolate Sse05_10M linkage group LG10, IFAPA_SoseM_1, whole genome shotgun sequence.
CATCAATTAACACATAcaaaaaccaataaataaacaaacctaGAAATACATACATGGTTCAGGTTGTCGtgtgagacactgacacacagtgcCGGATATTTGTGTGCCcatccccccccaccccacgaTGGACCCGCTGCCCAGAATCAGAATAAGACAGGGTTGTATTATTTCACTGACAcaagggaaaacagattttagccacagcAGGCCAAGTGCAGGCAGTGCTGACTGTGTTTCAGTATCTCATACAAGCACTCTTGAAAACAAATTGGATCTAtcagtttaaataataataataataataataatactttgcCTCTACAGCATACTAAAAGTCTGTGTATAGTCCTCACTGACTGGGAGGTTGTGTAGTCCATAAACTTATACTCCTTATTATAAGCCATTCTTTCTGACTGGCTGTCACCACGATGCGTACACACTCAATCTCAAAGGCAATCTTGTGGTCTACATCTTGAACCTCGATGTTGCCATTTTTAAACTCCCCTAATGTGATATAGGAAGAGCACTGTTTCCCTTTTTTAGTCCCGACTAGTTTCTCCCCCACTTCCAGAGCTCCGTGGTGAAGAATGTCATTCTGCCTGTCGTCAGAACCCGTCGCAATCTTTATCTTGCTAATTTTGGCGGACTTGTTAAAGACTATGACAAAGAAATCCCCTGTGGAAGGAGGCTTCCCCCAGAAATATTCATCCACTGTGCTATAAGCCTTGGCGGCGTCGTAGTTTTCAAAGACATTGATGTTTGTGTAAAGGCTGGCAGGTGGGTTGTCGGGAATGTCTATCGAGTCTTCCTCAAAGTCGTCATCTTTCAGTTTGTTCTCTGCTCCCTTGTAAGAGGAGTAGTAGCCCATGTGCTGGAAAAGTGAGGGCTTGAAGCGGATCACATCCTTCTGGGCAAGCAGCCCTCTGAAGTGGATGAGTAGCCAGTCGCAGGGCATTTCCTGGTAGAACATGAGGAGGAAATGAGCCAGACGTGACAGGTCTCTGGAGTGGTAGAGCTTCCCGATGTAGCCCAACTTGGAAAACTCCAGCATCACCCAGTAGGAGCCTTCCCTTGACGTGATCACCTTCTTCAGCGCTGTCAGAAAGTTCCTAGAGCAGCGCACGTCGTCCTCCAGCATCATGTAGAAGTGGGAGAGGTTCGTGCAGAAGTTGAGGAGGAAAGCGTAGTCGACGTTCTGCTTCGAGCGGAAGCGGACGCGGTCCTCGGGGTCATTGTAGTTCCTTTTTAATCCGTCCAGAGACGGGTAATACTCCTCTGGAGCCTGGATCACCAGGAGGCGTCCTGCTATGATGTGGTGAGCAAACTTCCTGGTGATTTCCTGCACCAGGTTCTCACACCACACCAGGTCAAAGTCGGCCAGGTGGACCACAACCACGATCTCTTTCAGTTCCTCGTAACTGGACTGATCAAAGATGGACTTGATAGTCTCCAGCAGGTagtttcctcttttccttttcacCGATGACAGTCCAATGGTAAGATACTctgtaaacaaaagaaaaaaacatgttattactgCAAAAGCTGATGCAGATAATTAACGTTTTGGTAAAATATCAGTATTCGACGGTGGGTTCTTACTAGATTTGACTAAAACAACCTAGTAAGTGGACCTGAAGTTTTATGTCATCCATTTTTCTTCAGGGAAATTTGAGCTGGAATGCAGGTGCAGTTgaacaacagaaataaacatttggcGGATGAAATATGGTGTAATAGAGAAGAGTAATGTGTAGTGTTTAATTTTCAGGTACAAAAATCTCTGTGGAGCAGTTACATTTTACGATTGCGTTTATttctcatcatcattttttgcttttttttctttgaaatttTAGTTGCAACCGTTACTCGTAAGCACGACCGTGAGTCGGTGTGACTCCCCTGAGCTTGTGGAATAATATTTCAATGTAAATTCCACTTTAAAGAAACACTAAACTTACTCTTGCGGTTGAGCGGGGTCCCAGCAAGATAACGATACGTGACATTAATGGCTCCGGAGAAATTGCTGAGGTCTCTGAAGGTGTGAACGTATCGCTCCGAGCTCGGAGGGTGGACCGACGCTTCCCTGAGCTGCCGTTTATCCTCTTCCTGGAAGGCATcgtgaaaaacacaacattacagcaCATTATGAACAACAACTGAATAAAAGCCAGTTACCTGTTGCTtcactttttccccccatcaTCTTTTTAACTAAGAAAGACATTTGGGAATAATCACACATTTGTGCGCTCCCAGTGgatgaacatttttatttatttcatttttcttgtcTTAACTAGTTACATGTGGATGGAAGGCCCCAATAAGGTATattatgaaatgtatttatctgctacatttatttatttgtatgtattttaaaaacatgattgttCTCTATCTCTTCCCTCCCCTATATTTTCCTGTGATATAACTAGCTTTCATCTATCTGACTATATACCTCAAAGGTGTATGTGGTTGACATTCACAGTTAGGTTAGATGCAATTTACTTGTCTGGTTTGTTTCTAAAGACTGAGATCAGTCCAATCAAGCCTAATCAGATATTTTAAggcaaggaaagaaagaagccCAAACAGATCACACAATGAGCTGAtgctaggcatcagtggagagaaataCAGAAACAGACCGAAACCGACCCAAAGATCTGAAGCAGACTCAAAGATCTGAAGCAGACTCAAAGATCTGAAGCAGACCCAAAGATCTGAAGCAGACTCAAAGATCTGAAGCAAACCCAAAGATCTGAAGCAGACCCAAAGATCTGAAGCAGAATCAAAGATCTGAAGGAGATCTgaagcagagaagcagagatcTGAAAATCTGAAGCAAAGATCTGAAGCAGACTCAAAGATTTGAAGCAGACCCAAAGATCTGAAGCAGACCCAAATATCTGAAGCAGACTCAAAGATCTGCCTCgcccggttggggtgaaaggaaggACAGAGGAGAAGTGGAGGACAGATAGGGGTTGAGAGAATacaagagagaagaagaaataaggGGAGGTATAAACGGAGCCCTTAGACATGACATGGGAAAAAGAACCTcggccacaaaatactaatgTGTTCCCACGAAATAGGTCTAatgtctatccatccatcttctacagctttatcctctacatgagggtcgcggggagtgctgtgccaatctcagatgacatagggcgataggcggggtcacaccctggatagtTTCCACTCCATCACATAGaggggacacatagagacaaacagccatcctCTCTCACCCCTACGGTCAATggccaatttgcctaatccctatATTTTTGGACTGGGGGAGGAAGCTGGGAGAAATAGGTATAATGTGTGCAcgataatatataaataatattaataacattctTATGAATTACCAGGGGAGCTAAGAGCAAAAAGGGCTGAAGCTTCAGGATGTCTATGGTtattaagagggagttttttcagCTCAGACAATCACACTATCTCTGTCCATCCCAAAGCTTCAGCCCTCTTTGCTCGCTTTATTTGTGCAGCTCTCCTTAATATTCTTAATTTTGAGCGCACATTATACCTATTTCATGGGAACTAATTTGTATTTTGTGGCCCATGTCTgtagatgaaaaaaataaacatatcaacAATCGAACAATAGAGAAAGGGGAAACGTGAACCAACAAATCCAGGCcagtgcaaaaacacacagggatgacacagcaaaataacaaaaacaatcaaacaataaaacgtaacaaaacaacacaacaataaaaataggCAACCTAGAACAGACTAAGCCTGCACAATGAAACCCAAAAAGGTAAAAATGGCATCAGGAAAAATTGGGGACAAAAGAGACCAGGAGCGAGGGAGAGGATGAAACCATTGAACGACAGACTCAAGTAAATTAGGATAGTCAAATACACTAAAGGGGTCGCCGATggaaattcaaaattcaaattacAGCGAGTGCGTATGAGAAGAGATATATGCTGTCTGCACGACAGCAGAAAAGAGGGAAGTGGTGTGAAAGATTGAAGTTCCTACGATGAATAAttcacatgaagaaaaacaaacaggcgaCTTGTCTTCTTGTACTTGTTACATCTTGTACCAACttgagacagtgtgtgttttgatgagACTGGTCTGAATAAAGGAATCCTAAAACCCTGACTTGAGAGGAGCTTAACTACCTCTTAACAACTATAGACCTAGAGAATGAGAGCGGTCGCCAACCTTGGATGACACCatgaatacaaaatacaaatgaaaatcatGAACATGAGGAATATTTGCTTTTCATCTGTGATAGTGGCCTATCCTGTAGCCACCTGGAAAGTCCTTGCTGATAACACTTACCAGCACATAGCCATCTTCAATGTAGAGGttcaggaagaggaggaacgTGATGAGGAAGCCGAGGAATGGAATAGTGGAGCGTTTCCTCAGACACCTCATCTTGTCCAGGGATTTCCACACCAGCCTCATGTTGAACACTCTGTCACCAGGATCTGCGAGGGACAGACATCATGTTAGACTGACACACTGTCGCCCTGTCGTAGGGTGACCAGATGCAGGGTTCCCACTCTTTTCTTGAAATCCTTCTCCAGCTGCTTCAGTATGACAGACAAGTTGTCCCGGAGAGAAAAACCTCACACTTGTGAACCACACAGTCTATGGTGCAGACTATAGACAATACTAGCAACACTGTTCCACTGAAAGTCACTCGTTTTGTCTGTGGACTCTGAAAAGAAGTCCACACTGGGGAGCAGGACTGCTCTGAGGGGACATCACGTCACGTGGAGGAATGAACCAGCTAGAagcagagaaaataatcattttccaGGATCACTTAAGCGTTTCCAGgacattttagatttttctttctcattttccaTATGTTTTCCATGACTGGAAAATGGGTCAATAATTTTCCAGGTTTTCCAGGACATGTGGGAACCCTGAGCAAAGTAAGTGAGGGACAAGGGGACATTGTGGGACGCCTGCTCCCAATGCTGACCGGTAGTACAAAATGGTTAACTTAAAATACAGAACCATTTTTTTGCCCACACTTTTGATCATTTACAGGTATAACGTATAAGAAATAAGTAACTAACAAAGTATCTGTAACTATGGCTGCAgctgttttttgctttttgtttttccatagtTGATCTATATGACTCTCCTGCAACTGcacaaaaaatatcagaaaaggtaaaaacaacTCTGACAAGTAGTTTCCTTGTTCTTTGTTGTCACGACATCATCTTTCCTTTGCTGTATTTTCCATGCCAAACTTTTTCCACAACAACAGGGAGACGGTGCCCTGCGTATGCCAGGTTGACTGACATCAGTCCTGCAGCGCCGCTGTGACAGTCACCCTCCTATTTCACAGCCATATGATCAGATGTATACATTTACTTTGATGTACTATGAGGTACCACCTTGTAGGTAACAATGAGATTAGTGCTGTAATTCAGTTATAATATAAGACTATAAGATACTTTGCTGTTATTGCAGAAACTAGGGTAAAAggtaaaacacaatattaacaatattatCTTAAAAATAAGGAATGCATGTGGGGAAACAAAGGGAGTTTAATGTTATCATATTGTAATATACAGATTTGATATTTGTCTAAATTtttataactttaaaaaaaaagagagtcagAGAGTCAGATAATAAACACGATAAAAAAACGTGTCAATACCAATACGGGAGTCTCAGAGTTTGCCTCAGGTCATCTGTCGCTAATGAAACAAGTGCATCTGTCTGTGGTTATTGGATGAAAGGAGCCCAAAACTTTAGTATTTCAACAACCAGCAGATGAAATTCAACAATCCGATGCTTTTATTaagctttattgtcattccaacacacacaaagccaaaTATCAAACCTCGGCGCCATTATGAGTTAAACATAAAACACTCTCAAATATAACATGCAGAATAAATATTCTAAAGACAATTTATtagcataaataaaatatgctGAATAAGTTCTTTTAAAGCGTACAAAGTCTATAAAGCAGTATGGCTCATCTGTGACTCATGAAGTCTGGTAAACTGACCGAAAAGTTTCTTTGCTGCGGCAAGAACTCGAACCCTTTCGGTCCCACCCTTGAAAAAGCCGTgcttacatttattataaactAACAACAAGCGACAGTGTGAGCCTCATAGATGACAGGAAGggcatttaaaaacagaggacattttatgaataaaatgttatCTAAATATGCTACATCCATATTTACAAGAAACATTACAACTTCTATGGGTCATGTGAGCTCTATTggtgtatgtatgttttatttgctCCACGTAAAGGTGATAATTGAACATCTGTGTCGGTGACAGGTAAACGTACAGGTGTGCCTGATGTTTATGCTATtgataaaagtgtaaaagaaaaacactaccATAGGGAAAATGGACCTTTGACCAGTTCCTGTGCTTGTGAAGCTGCTCAAAAAAAGTTGAGCTTTTCTAATCTTGCAGCTCGAGCAAAGCAGAGCGATGCATCTGCATTAAGGCAGAGCGCGACGTCGCAGCATTCAGAGTAAACGGGCTGCGTTTCAGGTGAAGCCTCCACTGCATAATGCGTGTGAGTCGTCAGGCTCAGTCACAACATGTGTGGCAACTCCTCCTCGCAACTGCACAGCAGCAACTGATGCAGGGGGGGGGAGGAgcccaaacagcagcagcagcagtctaaCAGTGCAGGAATGGCAGTGGTCTTTTCTTTGCCAGCAATTAGGCATCAGCATGTGCTTTTGAGCCACGGCTCCAAAGCCCCCGAGATGCCTAATGGAATACAAACTACATCTAAGCTCAGTTCAGTGACCACCACTCACAGATTGATCACGCGAACCAGGAGTCGGTCTCACTTGGGATACAGTTAGTCAATATCTCTTTGTGTATACtcttaaaaactaaaattaacATATCCATCCTCTGTGGCCTCTTCTGTAAAATCTCCAGCTCAGTGGCCTTTAATGGGCAATTCTGTCTTTATTATTAGTCTTCATGACATACAGGGAATTGCTCCTACTTTAACAAAGTAGGGTATATGGTTAATGAATGACAGGCTTTATTTGATCATAAACATAtctatatgtatttattatggaGTCGATCACACCAAAGTACTGCGAACAGCCTATGGAAACCTCACTGGAGCTACTTGACGACGACCAGGTaccagattgctgttatttgtttataCTACCATTAGGGGGCGCCTATTAATGGGTCGGAATTCCTGCATGTGTGCCATAGTTCCTTTTcgttggaggacagtctcttAATATTCGGGCTCAGAGACTATTTAGAGACAATAATTATCACAGAAATTGAATGCAACAAATGCCTATCAGTATAATGTGAACTGCATACATAAAGATTCATTACTTTAAATGCTGGGAAATTGACAGTCGAACTTTCtgtgtgaaaaaacaacattaaactgtTTTCTTCAAAGTTTGTTTATCTAAATAACAATCATTTCCATGACGTTATGGCTTCAACTTTAGCCGCGTCCTCCACCACTTAACAGTTCATCACCGTAACTACAGAGAGATAGCACTTTACCGAATAAGTGTCTTCCTTTTTCTCGAATAACTGAACATTTATAAACGTTCATccagcaaacaaaaaataaacgtTTAATTTAAGTGCTGTAAAAATAGAACAGGAAATAGTGCTAGAGTGAACATAAGTCATATGCTCAAAACATCTTTGACAACAAAGTGGGATGACAGACCAGTCACTGAGAGATTTATATTACAGCCTATAGGAGGTGATGCGACACTATCGGGTGCCACAGATGATTAAGTTTGACTGTGACATACATAAAGCTATGGGGCAGCTGTCAGTGCGAGCGAGCTCTCcaccatatatactgtatatatatatatatatatatatacatatatatatatataccacgATGTCACACAGTAGAAATAATCAGCTATGACAGTGTTAGGATGAGAAGAATATTACATCCTGTGTGTTCTGTCCTGGATACCACGCACAGGTAAGTGCTAAAGCGGAGTGGCGTGAACAATGACTACGTATAGAATAATAGCAGACGGGGAGAatatgctttattttctttcatttgattCACAGCATGTCCCCAGAAAATTGCTGGAGATGTGCTGGAGAGAGCCGAGTGCTGCATGATGATGAGAAGAATCATTAGAGAGCCACTCTGGAGGAATCTCAGCTGATGGCCAAGAGCCCAAGAGTCCAAGTGACACGGCAGCTCAGGTAGCGCTCGCTTCTCTGTGCCTGCCTCGTCCTCCATTACTAACaactcagcagcagcacaaacacaatgttAAGGCGTGTGAGCTACAATTAAACACAAAGGACTCCTTTGTGTCTACAGAGGGAAATGGTTTCAGTTATTTCTTCATGTGAATTGgagtaaaaatgattttaacccTTTCATGAGAAGAATTCTCAGAATTGTAACGA
Coding sequences within:
- the mgat4c gene encoding alpha-1,3-mannosyl-glycoprotein 4-beta-N-acetylglucosaminyltransferase C isoform X1, whose translation is MAHRIQSGNPGDRVFNMRLVWKSLDKMRCLRKRSTIPFLGFLITFLLFLNLYIEDGYVLEEDKRQLREASVHPPSSERYVHTFRDLSNFSGAINVTYRYLAGTPLNRKKYLTIGLSSVKRKRGNYLLETIKSIFDQSSYEELKEIVVVVHLADFDLVWCENLVQEITRKFAHHIIAGRLLVIQAPEEYYPSLDGLKRNYNDPEDRVRFRSKQNVDYAFLLNFCTNLSHFYMMLEDDVRCSRNFLTALKKVITSREGSYWVMLEFSKLGYIGKLYHSRDLSRLAHFLLMFYQEMPCDWLLIHFRGLLAQKDVIRFKPSLFQHMGYYSSYKGAENKLKDDDFEEDSIDIPDNPPASLYTNINVFENYDAAKAYSTVDEYFWGKPPSTGDFFVIVFNKSAKISKIKIATGSDDRQNDILHHGALEVGEKLVGTKKGKQCSSYITLGEFKNGNIEVQDVDHKIAFEIECVRIVVTASQKEWLIIRSISLWTTQPPSQ
- the mgat4c gene encoding alpha-1,3-mannosyl-glycoprotein 4-beta-N-acetylglucosaminyltransferase C isoform X2 — encoded protein: MRLVWKSLDKMRCLRKRSTIPFLGFLITFLLFLNLYIEDGYVLEEDKRQLREASVHPPSSERYVHTFRDLSNFSGAINVTYRYLAGTPLNRKKYLTIGLSSVKRKRGNYLLETIKSIFDQSSYEELKEIVVVVHLADFDLVWCENLVQEITRKFAHHIIAGRLLVIQAPEEYYPSLDGLKRNYNDPEDRVRFRSKQNVDYAFLLNFCTNLSHFYMMLEDDVRCSRNFLTALKKVITSREGSYWVMLEFSKLGYIGKLYHSRDLSRLAHFLLMFYQEMPCDWLLIHFRGLLAQKDVIRFKPSLFQHMGYYSSYKGAENKLKDDDFEEDSIDIPDNPPASLYTNINVFENYDAAKAYSTVDEYFWGKPPSTGDFFVIVFNKSAKISKIKIATGSDDRQNDILHHGALEVGEKLVGTKKGKQCSSYITLGEFKNGNIEVQDVDHKIAFEIECVRIVVTASQKEWLIIRSISLWTTQPPSQ